TCGGCTGGATCGCGGCCATCACGCCCATCGGGATGCCGGTGACCAGCGCCAGCAGCAGCGCGATCACGACAATCAGCAGCGTGTTCGGGAAAGCGCGGCCGATCGAAACCGCGACCTTCTCGCCGGTCAGCAGCGATTGCGACAGATCACCCTGCGCGACATGGCCGAGCCATGTGCCATATTGCACCAGGAACGGCCGGTCGAGGCCGTAGATCTTCCTGATCTCGGTGATCCGCGCGTCGGTCGCGTTGTCGCCCGCCAAGGTCACGGCGACGTCGCCGGGCACCAGCTTGAGCAGCGCGAACACCATGAAGGTCGCGAGCAGGATCACGGGCAGCGCCTGCACCAGGCGGCTGCCGATGACCCGGACTGGTGACCGTCGCGCCATCGATTAGCTCTCCAGCCAGACGTCGTCGTATTTCGGCTTGCCCAGCAGATTGGGCCGATAGCCCTGCACCTTCTTGTTCATGGCGACCAGCTCGAACTGGAACGCCAGCGGCACCACGAAGGCATTCTCCATCACCAGCCGCTGCACGGTGGAGAACGCCTTGCGCCTGACCTCGATATCTTCAGAGGCGCGCGATTCCTTGATCGCCGCTTCGAGTTCCGGCGGCACCGGCGCCCGGCCGCCATTGTAGTAGGCGTCCTTGGTGAACATCAGCGAATAGGTCAGGCTCGGGTCGGGACGTCCGGTCCAGGCCGACAACAACCCCGCCCCTTTCTTCTCCGGACCGAAGAAGGCAGCAGAGGCTTCCGCGACCGTGCCGTTGACGAAACGCACGGTGATGCCGGCCTTCCGCAATTGCTCGATCAGGATCTCCTCGCGCTGTACCGAATCCTGATCGGAATAGCCGCCGATCTCGATTGGGGTGCCTTCCTTGAAGCCGGCCTCGGCAAGCAGCTTGCGGGCCTTGTCGGGATCATAGGGATAGAGCTTGGCGACCTCGGCGTCATAAGCCCAGTGCGACTTCGGCAGGTTCATGTAGGCCGGCTCGGCGAGGCCGGCGAGCGCGGCCTTGGCGAAGGATTCGCGGTCGATCGCGAAGTTCAGCGCCTGGCGGACCTTGATGTTGTCGAACGGCGGCTTGGCCCAGTTCAGGAAGATCTGGAACACATAGAGCGTCGGACCGTGCACGACCTTGACGCTGGAGGCGCGCTCGATGATCGCCTTCTGCCGCGGCGGCAGCTGGTAGATCAGATCGTTCTGGCCCGCGGTGACCGAGCGGGCGCCGGTGGTGAGTTCGGGAATGATCGAGATCTCGATCGCGTCGGGATACGGCCGGTCCGGCTTCCAGTATTTCTCGTTGCGCTTGACCACGATCTTCTCGCCATCGGCCCAGCTCACGAACGAATAGGCGCCGGCGCCGACCGGCTTGCGGGTCACGACGCCGCCCTCGGCCGCCTTCAGCGCCGTCGGCGACACCATCATGCCGGCGCGATCGGAGAGGATGCCCGGCAGCGCGGTGTCCGGCGTCTTCAGCTTCAACGTCACCTGCTGCGGCCCGGTGACCTCGACGGCGGCAACCGAGAGCAGGTCGGCCTTGATATTCGACTTCGCATCACTGCGGTTGCGATCGAGGTTGAACTTCACGGCCTCCGCATCGAGCGGCGTGCCGTCATGGAAGGTGACGCCGGCGCGGATGTTGAGCACCAGCGTATTGGGATCGGTGAACTTCCAGCTCTCGGCAAGCCCCGGCTTCGGCTTCAGCGTGTCGAACTCCCATTCGGTCAGCGTGTCGTACATCGTGAACAGGAAAGCATGGTCGGAGCCGGCGCCGCCGGTTGCGGGATCGAGGCTCGACGGATTGGCCGGCGCGGAGATGCGCAAGGTGCCGCCCTTCTTCGGCGCGCCTTCCGCAAACGCACGGCCGCCGAGCGTGGTGCTGGCGAGTGCGCCCGAAATCAGCGCCATGGCCTCGCGTCGTGTGGTCATTGTCATGGCGTGGTCTCCGGTTGTGAGTTCGGCGAAAAATGCGGGCGGCCGGCGAAATGGCAGGCCACCCAGTGATCGGGCTTCAGCTCGCGCCACTCCGGCACACGCTCGGTGCAGAGCGGCTGCGCATGCGGGCAGCGGGTGCGGAAGCGGCAGCCCGACGGCGGATCGATCGGGCTCGGCACCTCGCCCTGCAGCACGATGCGGCTCTCCTGCCGCATCGAAGACGGCAGCGGCCGCGGCTCGGCCGACAGCAGCGCAATGGTGTAGGGATGCAGCGGCCGCTCGGCGACCTCTTCGGTGGGCCCGAGCTCGACGAACTGGCCGAGATACATCACCGCGACGCGCTCGCTGATATGCGACACCACGGCAAGATCGTGGGTGATGAAGACATAGGTCAGGCCGAGGTCGCGCTGCAGGTCGGCAAACAAATTGAGCACGTCGCCGCGGATCGACATGTCGAGTGCGGCCACCACCTCGTCGCAGACGATCAGCTTCGGCTTGAGCGTCAGCGCGCGGGCGATCACCACGCGCTGCTTCTGGCCGCCGGAGAGCTGATGCGGATAGCGCTCGCCGAATTCCTGCGGCAGGCCGACGCGCTCAAGCGCCTCCCGCGCCTGCCGCTCGCGCTCGGCCCGGCTGCCGACACCGGCGAGCTCCAGCGGCTCCAGCACCGAGGCCAGGATCGTCATGCGCGGGTTCAGTGCGGCGTTCGGATCCTGGAAGATGATCTGGTAGTCGCGGCGATGGCTCTGGAATTCGCGGCGCGGCAACGCCAGCGGATCGATGCCATCGTGCAGGATGGCGCCCGCGCTCGGCTTCAGCAGGAACACCAGCGCGCGGCCGATCGTGGTCTTGCCCGAGCCGGACTCGCCGATGATGCCAAACGTCTCGCCGCGGCGGACGTCGAAATTGACGCCGTCGACCGCCTTCACGGTGGCGCGGCGGTCCGAGGTCTGGAAGCGGACCTGGAGGTCGCGCACCGAGACGATGGGCTCGCGGCGCTGTTCAGCGGATGCTGCGGTCATTGCGTCGCGACCCTCGCAGCAGCCGGCCTATCGGGCGGATGCAGCGCGCCCGGCAGATTGAGCTCGGCAAAGCGCCAGCAGCGCACCTTGCGGCCGCCGCCGGCATCCCGCAGCTTCTGCTCGGCCTCGCAGCCCTTCGTCGCGTGCGCGCAGCGGGCGCGGAAGCGGCAGCCGGCCGGCATCTCCGCGATCGACGGCACCCGGCCCGGGATCGACGGCAGCCGGCCGTGACGCGGGCTCAGATGCGGCAGCGAGCGCAACAGGCCCGACGTATAAGGATGCAGCGGCCGCACCAGCGCCTCGTCGACGCTGGCGTCCTCGATCACCTCGCCGGCATACATCGTGATCATCCGCGTGCAGGTCTCGGCGACCACGCCGAGATCGTGGGTGATCAGCATCAGCGCGGTCTTCGAGGTCTCGCTGATGTCGCGCAGCAGCTCGAGGATCTGCGCCTGCACGGTGACGTCGAGCGCGGTGGTCGGCTCGTCAGCGATCAGGAGCTGCGGGCCGCAAATCAGGCTCGCCGCGATCATCACGCGCTGGCGCATGCCGCCGGAGAGTTGGTGCGGATAGTCGTCGATCCGCCGCTCCGGCGAGGCGATGCCGACGCGGCGCAGCATCTCCAGCGTCCTGGCGCGTGCTTCCTCGTAGCCGACATCAGTATGGACGCGCAGCGTCTCGGCGATCTGGTGGCCGACGGTGAAGACCGGATCGAGCGCGCTCATCGGCTCCTGGAAGATCATCGCGATCCGCTTGCCCCTGATGGCGCGCATCTGCCGCGCGCTGCAGGAGGCGAGATCGATGCCATCGAACAGGATCTTGCCGTCGAGACCGGCAAAATTGCCCGGCAGCAGCCGCAGGATCGATAGTCCCGTGATGGTCTTGCCGCAGCCGCTCTCGCCGACGATGCCGACGCGCTCGCCGGGCGCGATGTCGAAATCGATCCGCCGCGTCGCCTGCCAGACGCCTTGCGCGGTCTTGAAACGGATGCCGAGCCCGCGCACCGACAGCAGCGGCCGCGCGCCGTCGCGCGCACCCTCCGTCCTGCGCTGTGCCGGTGGCCCTGCTCCCATCAGCCCGCCGCCCGCTTCTTCTGTTTCACCAACTGCTCCTCCATCAGCATCTCGGTGCCGATGATGCCCTCGCGGCTGAGCTCTTCGAGCTCGGCGTCGGAGAGGCCGAGCATGCCGGACAGGATCTCGCGGTTGTGCTCGCCGAGCGTCGGCGGCACCGAGCGGATCGCAAACGGTGCATCGGCCTCGCGGAACGGCATCGATGGCTGCGGGTGCTTACCGATGAAGGCGCGGTCGACCTGCTGGATGAAGCCGCGGGCGTGCAGCTGCGGATCCTCGAGGAGATCGATCGGCAGCCGCGCCACGCCGGAGGCGACGCCGGCGCCTTGCAGCTCAGTCATTGCAGTGTCTGGATTGCGGGTCGAGGTCCAGGCCGTGATCGCAGCCTCGATCTCGGCTTCGATGGCGCGGCGGCCCGCGGCGGTCCTGAGCCTGGCGTCCGTCGCCCAGTCCTCGCGGCCGAGCAGCCGCGCGAGTTTCGGCCACATCGCGTCATCGGACACCGCGACCACGATCCAGTTGTCCTCGCCATCGCAGCGAAAGCAGCCATGCGGCACGAAATCCGGATGGCGGTTGCCGTATTTGATCGGCGGTTTGCCACTGGTCGCATGCGCGACGATCCAGGGCGCGGCGAACGGCATCATGCATTCGATCTGCGCGAGATCGACGAACTGGCCCTGCCCCGTCAGCCTGGCGTGGATCAGCGCGGTCAGCACCGCGGCAGCGCCATTGAGCCCGCCGACGGCATCGCCGAACGCGGTATGGCTCATCACGGGCGGGCCGCCGGGATCACCGACGACGCTGGGCAGGCCGGAGCCCTGCTCCAGTGTCGAGCCGTAAGCTCGGCAGTCGCGATGCACGCTGCCGGCGCCGAACGCCGACATCGACATCATCACGAGCTTCGGATTGAGCTTGCTCAGCACATCGTAACCGAGGCCGAGCTTGGGCAGCACCTCGACCGAATAATTGTCGACCACGAGGTCGGCATCGGCGAGCAGGCGTTTTGCGAGCGCGAGCCCCTTCGGCCGGGTCAGATCGAGCGTGATGCCGCGCTTGTTGCGGTTCATGATGCAGTAGCGCACCGACTTCTCGTACATCTGCTCTAGCACATAGGCCGGGCGGCGATCGACGCCGCGCCACCAGTCCGGATACTGGGTCGCCTCGATCTTGATGACGTCGGCGCCGAGATCGGCGAGCGTGCGGGTGCAGATCGGCCCGGCCCAGCCCATCGAGAAGTCGACGACGCGGATGCCCTCGAGCGGCAGGCGATTGGCCGGAGCCGGCTTCGGTACCGGCACGCGCGGTGCCGCCTCCCGCCTCGCCTGCTGCTCGTCGAGGTCGGGCACCCGCCCGCCCCGCAGCGGCGGCGTTCCCGTCAGCCGCTGCATCGTGCCGGCGGAAAAGTCGGTCTCGTCGCCGACCGAGATCGGAACGATGGCGCCGCGGGCGCGCTTCTCCTCATCGGCGATGAGATCGGCGATCTCCGGCACCGGCACGATCGGGATCTTGCGCTTGAGGCCTTCGACGAACCATTCCTGCGCGGTGCGCTGCTTCAGCTTCGGCAGGATCTTGCCTTCGATCTCGGCGACGTGCTGCAGCCGGTCGACGCCCATCACCAGCGTCGGGTCGTCGCGCAGATCGGTGAGATCAAGCATCTCGCAGAACGCGCGCCACTGCGCCGGGGTCACCGTGGTGACGCCGAGCCAACCCTGCCTGGTCTCGTAGATGCCGACCGGAAAGGTCGGCCAGAACCGGTTGACGCCGATCCGCCGCATGATGTCGCCGCGCGAAAACGCCTCGAACATGATGTATTCGGTGACCGCGATAGAGGCCTCGAACAGGCTGAGATGGCTTTCGCGCCCGCGCCCGTCCTGCATGCGGCCGAGCACTGACGAGGCGGCCGCGATGAAGCCCCACAGCCCGCCCAGAATGCCGGTCTGGAAATCCGGCGCGTGCATCGGCGGGCCCTGCTCGGGTCCGACCAGCTTCACGAGGCCGGTGAGCGCGCGGATCGTGGAGTCCGTTGCCGCGAAATCGGCATAGGGACCGCGATCGCCGAACCAGGCGAGGTCGAGATGGATCAGGCCCGGATTGTCGCGCTTGATCGCGTCGAGATCGATGTCGGGACAATCAGCCGCAGCGATGCCGCGCCCATCGAGCAGGATGTCGCAGCCGGTGATCAGCTCGCGCAGGCGCGACGCGGCGTCCTTGTCGAGAACGACACTCGATTTGTTGAAATTGAGAAACGCAAACCACGCGCTGTGCCCGTGCGGCGTCAGCGGCGCGGTGCGGCGAATCGGATCACCCTCAGGCGGCTCGACCTTCTGCACGTCGGCGCCGAAATCGGCGAATAGCCGCGCGCAATAGCTCGTCGCCGCAGCACTTCCGATCTCGACAATCCGCAGATGCGACAACGCGCCCATCAGGCTTCCTCGCCAACAACATGACCAGCCGCTGACAGCGGTTGATTCAGTTTCTTGTTGGGGTGAACTTGAAGCCGCGCCGACTGTGTGATGCAAGTGGAATTTTCTTCCGCTTGACGGAATTAGCGCGCGTACGATCGGCGCTGCTGCTCAGCGCGAAGCGAGGATTGCGCAGCTAATTGCAGGTTGGCTGCGCTTCGAACCAGCCTTGCAGCTGATGCGACAATCGCGGCCATGCGCGCAAGACATGCGCGTATGTGGCCGCGCTGGCGCGATGGATGTCCCGCAGTTCGTGCTCCATGGCGGGAAGATCAACACCGAGGCACCGGCCGGCCTGTGCGACGGTGCGACTATCGACCACAAGCTCTGATATCAGCGACGCATTGCCGCGCGCGAACAGGAGGTCGAGCGGATCGGCATCAAGAATCTGATCGCGCTCGAGCCGGGCGAGATCGATGCTAACGAAATCGGCCGGCGCGCCGACGGCGAGCTCGCCGGTTCCCGGCGCGCCGGTGGCGCGGCGGCCGTTGCGGATCGCGAGTGCGAAGAATTCCTGCGGGGTCCAGCTGCGTTTGAAGCCGAGGCCGCCGTGCATCATCTGCACCAGCCGCATCTCGCGCAGCACGTCGTCGTCTTCATCGAGCGCGAGGCCATCGACGCCGACCGCGATCGCGCAGCCACAACCGTGAGCCGCGGCGATCGGCGCCAGGCCGGAACGCAGATGCAAATTGGAGGAGAAATTGGTGACGATGCGCGCGCCTGACGCCGCGATCATCTCGATCTCGTCGGGCCGCGCGTGAATGCAATGCGCCAGCGTCAGCCGCTCGGAGAGCAAGCCGATATCGCGGAGATAGCGGACGATGCCGCCGGGAAAGTGCTCATCCGCCCAGGCGCGCTGATAGATCGTCTCGAGCAGATGCATGTGAACGCGGCGGCCGGTCCGCGCCGAATTGTCCGCGACCGCCTCCAGCAGCGGCTTCGAGCACCATTGCACTCCGGCCGGCCCAAGCTGCACGTCGACCTTCGGCCCGCCGATCGCCGCAGCGATCGCGTCGGTCAGCTCGATATAGGCTTTTGGCGACATCGGGGTACGGACGAACAGCTCCTCGATCGTCTTGCGCTCGTCGCCGGCGAGCCCTGCAAGCACCGGCTCGCTGTCGCCATAGACGATCGGATTCTGGTCGCGCACCGCGATGGCAAAGGCGATGCGAATACCGACATCGCCGGCGGCGCGGCCGATCGCCTTGACCTCGTCGAGCAATGGCATGGTGCCGCTCGGCCGTGTGTAGTGCACCATCATCGCCGCGCAGCCGGCCCGCGCTGCGCGGGCAAACGCCGAGGCTGCGGTGAGATAGGGATCGACCGGCGTGCCGACCACCGTGCGCAGGATCCAGCTCTCCAGGGGCATGCCGACCGCGCCGAAGCTGGATGCCCGCGGACGGGCGTGGTCGTGGGCGTTGATGAAGGCCGGGAGGATGAGGGAGCGCGGGCCCGTTGCCGGGGCTGCTGCTTCCGAAATATCGGTGATGAGACCGCCATCGTGACGGAGCACGATGTTGTTGCGAATGCCGCGGTCAGTGCCGGAGAACAGACGGGTTGCCGTGACGTCCATGAACGCGCTCCACTCGGGCGTCATTGCGAGCCACCCGGTCGGCGCGAAGCGCCGCCGGATGACAGGCTCCGGGAAGCAATCCATATCGCCGCATGCGGAAAGATGGATTGCTTCGTCGCTTCGCTCCTCGCAATGACGAACTGCGTCAGTTCGCAGTATACACCAACTCCCGCTCCGCGCGCGGCGGTAGGAACTCGCGCGAGAACACCTCGGCAGGCGTCGGGGTGCGGGCGAGCTGGTAGCCTTCGACGATGAAGCCGATGGCGCGGGCCATGCGGTCGTCCTTGACGTCACCGATGCCGATGTCCTTCATCTCCGGCGAGACGATCAGCTTCTCGAAGGAATATTGCAGCCGGCGCTTCTCGACATCGACATTGATCAGATTGTCGTAGTTCAGCGCCGCCTTCATCGCGGCGTTCTGGTCCTTGGCGACCGCGATCGCGCCCTTGTTGATGGCGCGCACCAGGCCGGCGACCGCCTTCGGGTTCGCGGCGATCAGCTTGCGCGAGACCATCACGCCGTTGGAATAGAGATCGAGCCCGTAATCGCCGAACGAGAACCACTTGAAGTCCTTGTCGGGGTCCTGGCGATTGAGCACCAGGTTGAAATAGCTCGTGATGTTGAACACCAGCGCGGCATCGATGTCGCCCTTGATCAGCATCGGCTCCTGCAGGTTCGGTGCCATGTTGGAGATCTTGATCTTCTCGCCGTCGAGCCCGTTCTTGTGCACGAACACCGGCAACAATCGCGTGGTCGGCGTACCCTGCGCGCCACCCAGCGTATGCCCCTCGAAATCCTTGATCGACGTGATGCCGCTCGAATTCTTGGCGACGATCGCGAACGGCGGCTGGTTCCACATCATGTAGACCATCACGGGCGCGTCCTGCGGCTTGGTCGCAGCGTTCTGGATGATCGCGTTGACGTCACCGAAGCCGGCGTCATAGGCGCCCGACATGATCCGCGTCACCGTCGCACCGGAGCCCTCGCCCTGGTCGATCACGACGTTGAGGCCCTGCTCTTTGAAGTAGCCGTTGTCCTTGGCATAGAAGAACGCGGCATCGCTGCCTTGCGTCTTCCAGCCCAGCGTGAACTTGATCGTGGTTTCCTCGGCGCGCGCGGGCCCCGCGACCAGGGCCAATCCCAGCAGTGCGGCGCTCATTGTCTTCAGCATGACGACCTCCTCAACTCCAGTGAACGGCGAAACGATTCAGGTGGCGATGACGTTGTCCTTGCGCGTCGCCCAACCCGTCACCCGGCCCTCGATCAGCGAGAACAGGACGTAGAGCGCGACGCCGAGGCCGGCGAGCACGAACAACCCGGCGAACACCAGCGGCACGTTGAAATTGGAAGACGCGGTCATCATGACGTTGCCGATGCCGCGGTTCGAGGCGACAGTCTCCGACAGCACCGCGCCGACGAAGGCGTAGGACACCGCGACCTTCAGCGAGGCGAAGAAGAACGGCATCGTGCGCGGCAGCCCGACATTCCACAGGATGTCGAACTTGCTGGCGCCGAGTGGCTTGAGCACGTCCTCGAGCTCGGGCTCGGTGGTGGCAAGGCCGGTCGCGATGTTGACGACGATCGGGAAGAAGCAGATCGACAGCGAGGTCAGCACTGCCGGCACGGTGCCGGAGCCGAACCACAGCACGAAGATCGGCACCACCGCGACCTTCGGGATCGAGGAGAACCCGACCAGCAGCGGGTAGCAGGTGTCGTAGGCGGTCTTCGACACCCCGATCACGGCGCCGAGCGCAACGCCCAGCGCCACGCCGAGCACGAAGCCGATCATCGTGGTCAGCAATGTCTGGATGATGTGCGGCCAGAGGATCGGGAATTTTTCGAACAGCGTGACGAATATCTGCGACGGCCGCGGCAGCACGAGGTCCGACATGCCCGTCATCAGGCAGAACAATTCCCAGGCCACGAAGAACAGCACGATCAGGGCCACCGACCAGGCTTTCTGCCTGATCTCTGATGTGGGCATGGTCAGGCTCCCTCTCGAGCAGCGGTGCGCGCATCGACGATGAAGGCGCGGAGCTTCTGGTTGAGCGCCACGAAATCGGGCTCAAAGGTCATCGCCACGGTGCGCGGGCGGGCGAAATCGACACGGCTGTCGTCGAGAATGCGGCCCGGCCGCGCGCTCATCACGCAGATGCGGCTGGCGAGGAAGCCGGCCTCGCGCAGATCGTGGGTGACCAGCAGCACGGTCGGCTTGTGGCTGATCCAGAGCGCTTGCAGGATCCCCCACAGCTCCTCGCGGGTGAACTGGTCGAGCGCGCCGAACGGCTCGTCGAGCAAGAGCATGCGCGGCTCGTGGATCAGCGCGCGGCACAGATTGGCGCGCTGGAGCATGCCGCCGGAGAGCTGCCAGGGATAGCGGCCGCCAAATCCCTTCAATCCAACCTGCTCGAGCAGCGCATTGGCCTTGTCGCGAAACTCGGTCTTGCGCAGCTTGCGGAATTGCGAGCGGAACGGCTCGACGATCTTCAGCGGCAGCATGATGTTCTTTTCGATCGTCATCCACGGCAGCATGGTCGGGTTCTGGAACGCCATCCCGACCCGCATCGCGCGCGCCGCGACCTCGCGGCCGCCGACAATGACGACGCCTGTGGTCGGCCGCGCCAGGCCCGACACCAGCCGCAGGATGGTCGACTTGCCACAGCCGGACGGCCCGACCAGCGCCACGAACTCGCCATCGGCGATCCGCAGCGTGGTTGTCGAGAGGGCCGGCACGGCGCGGGCGCCGCGGCCGAAGGTGACGGAGGCTTCCGACAGCTCGATCGCGGTCGGCGCGGAGCCGGCGGCAACAGGCTCGCCGGCAAATTCGGAGTTTGGTTGCATGCGCATCACGGTCAAAGTGCATGCAAGCTGGATGCCAGTGCACGACCCGTTGAAAATCAAAGGGATCACACGACCGGTGCCTTGGAGCGCCGGATTCCTTTTGGGCAATCCACAGCCGAGACTGCATGCAATTCGGGCGGTCGATTGCTTTTGCGGTATGATAGAGAGGCGATCCAAGCACCTTTCGAGAGGGATTCGCGGCAATGGCGGGGCGCGACAGCACGAGCAAGACGGCTGAATCGACCGACAAGGTCGGCGTGATCTGCCGTGCGCTGCGACGCGCGATCATCGAGCAGGCATTGGAGCCCGGCGCCAAGCTGCCGGAGGATTCGCTCGGCGAACGGTTCGGCGTCAGCCGCACCATTGCGCGCCATGCGCTCGGGCAACTGGCCGCGGAGGGCCTTGTCGAACTGCGCCGCAACCGCATCGCGGTGGTGGCGACGCCGAGCTGGCAGGAGGCGCGCGATGCCTTCGACATCCGCATCGAGCTCGAGCGGCTGGTGGTGCGCCAGCTCGCGGGCAAGCTGACCAAGCCGCAGATCGCCGAACTCACCGCCCATGTCGACGCCGAGGATCGTGCCCGCGACGGCACCGATGCGGTCTCGATCCGGCTCGCCACCGAATTCCACATCCTGCTCGCCCAGATGACGAACAGCCCGATCCTGGTGCGCTATGTCAGCGAGGTCGCCTACCGCTGCTGCCTGACGCTGTCGCTGTACAGCCGGCCGCATTCGTCGGAATGCGCGATCAACGAGCACCGCGCGATCATCGCGGCGCTGGTGAAGGGCGATGTGGCCAAGGTGATGGAGCTGATGCACCACCATCTGGATTCCGTCGCGACCCGCGCGCTGGTCGCACCGAGCCCGCAGCGCGGCCGCGATCTGCTGGATATCCTGGCGCCTTACGCGGACGAGGCGAGCGGGTGGTGAAGCTATCGAAGGCGGCGCGGCGCTAGCCATCAAGCGCACTCCATCAGCGTCATGCTCTATCCCCGTCACCCTGAGGAGCGCGCCCATGCGCGCGTCTCGAAGGGTCGACGGCCCGACTGTGGCCGATTCATCCTTCGAGGCTCGCTTCGCTCG
This Bradyrhizobium sp. CCBAU 53421 DNA region includes the following protein-coding sequences:
- a CDS encoding ABC transporter substrate-binding protein yields the protein MTMTTRREAMALISGALASTTLGGRAFAEGAPKKGGTLRISAPANPSSLDPATGGAGSDHAFLFTMYDTLTEWEFDTLKPKPGLAESWKFTDPNTLVLNIRAGVTFHDGTPLDAEAVKFNLDRNRSDAKSNIKADLLSVAAVEVTGPQQVTLKLKTPDTALPGILSDRAGMMVSPTALKAAEGGVVTRKPVGAGAYSFVSWADGEKIVVKRNEKYWKPDRPYPDAIEISIIPELTTGARSVTAGQNDLIYQLPPRQKAIIERASSVKVVHGPTLYVFQIFLNWAKPPFDNIKVRQALNFAIDRESFAKAALAGLAEPAYMNLPKSHWAYDAEVAKLYPYDPDKARKLLAEAGFKEGTPIEIGGYSDQDSVQREEILIEQLRKAGITVRFVNGTVAEASAAFFGPEKKGAGLLSAWTGRPDPSLTYSLMFTKDAYYNGGRAPVPPELEAAIKESRASEDIEVRRKAFSTVQRLVMENAFVVPLAFQFELVAMNKKVQGYRPNLLGKPKYDDVWLES
- a CDS encoding ABC transporter ATP-binding protein — protein: MTAASAEQRREPIVSVRDLQVRFQTSDRRATVKAVDGVNFDVRRGETFGIIGESGSGKTTIGRALVFLLKPSAGAILHDGIDPLALPRREFQSHRRDYQIIFQDPNAALNPRMTILASVLEPLELAGVGSRAERERQAREALERVGLPQEFGERYPHQLSGGQKQRVVIARALTLKPKLIVCDEVVAALDMSIRGDVLNLFADLQRDLGLTYVFITHDLAVVSHISERVAVMYLGQFVELGPTEEVAERPLHPYTIALLSAEPRPLPSSMRQESRIVLQGEVPSPIDPPSGCRFRTRCPHAQPLCTERVPEWRELKPDHWVACHFAGRPHFSPNSQPETTP
- a CDS encoding ABC transporter ATP-binding protein yields the protein MGAGPPAQRRTEGARDGARPLLSVRGLGIRFKTAQGVWQATRRIDFDIAPGERVGIVGESGCGKTITGLSILRLLPGNFAGLDGKILFDGIDLASCSARQMRAIRGKRIAMIFQEPMSALDPVFTVGHQIAETLRVHTDVGYEEARARTLEMLRRVGIASPERRIDDYPHQLSGGMRQRVMIAASLICGPQLLIADEPTTALDVTVQAQILELLRDISETSKTALMLITHDLGVVAETCTRMITMYAGEVIEDASVDEALVRPLHPYTSGLLRSLPHLSPRHGRLPSIPGRVPSIAEMPAGCRFRARCAHATKGCEAEQKLRDAGGGRKVRCWRFAELNLPGALHPPDRPAAARVATQ
- a CDS encoding CaiB/BaiF CoA-transferase family protein; the encoded protein is MGALSHLRIVEIGSAAATSYCARLFADFGADVQKVEPPEGDPIRRTAPLTPHGHSAWFAFLNFNKSSVVLDKDAASRLRELITGCDILLDGRGIAAADCPDIDLDAIKRDNPGLIHLDLAWFGDRGPYADFAATDSTIRALTGLVKLVGPEQGPPMHAPDFQTGILGGLWGFIAAASSVLGRMQDGRGRESHLSLFEASIAVTEYIMFEAFSRGDIMRRIGVNRFWPTFPVGIYETRQGWLGVTTVTPAQWRAFCEMLDLTDLRDDPTLVMGVDRLQHVAEIEGKILPKLKQRTAQEWFVEGLKRKIPIVPVPEIADLIADEEKRARGAIVPISVGDETDFSAGTMQRLTGTPPLRGGRVPDLDEQQARREAAPRVPVPKPAPANRLPLEGIRVVDFSMGWAGPICTRTLADLGADVIKIEATQYPDWWRGVDRRPAYVLEQMYEKSVRYCIMNRNKRGITLDLTRPKGLALAKRLLADADLVVDNYSVEVLPKLGLGYDVLSKLNPKLVMMSMSAFGAGSVHRDCRAYGSTLEQGSGLPSVVGDPGGPPVMSHTAFGDAVGGLNGAAAVLTALIHARLTGQGQFVDLAQIECMMPFAAPWIVAHATSGKPPIKYGNRHPDFVPHGCFRCDGEDNWIVVAVSDDAMWPKLARLLGREDWATDARLRTAAGRRAIEAEIEAAITAWTSTRNPDTAMTELQGAGVASGVARLPIDLLEDPQLHARGFIQQVDRAFIGKHPQPSMPFREADAPFAIRSVPPTLGEHNREILSGMLGLSDAELEELSREGIIGTEMLMEEQLVKQKKRAAG
- a CDS encoding amidohydrolase family protein produces the protein MDVTATRLFSGTDRGIRNNIVLRHDGGLITDISEAAAPATGPRSLILPAFINAHDHARPRASSFGAVGMPLESWILRTVVGTPVDPYLTAASAFARAARAGCAAMMVHYTRPSGTMPLLDEVKAIGRAAGDVGIRIAFAIAVRDQNPIVYGDSEPVLAGLAGDERKTIEELFVRTPMSPKAYIELTDAIAAAIGGPKVDVQLGPAGVQWCSKPLLEAVADNSARTGRRVHMHLLETIYQRAWADEHFPGGIVRYLRDIGLLSERLTLAHCIHARPDEIEMIAASGARIVTNFSSNLHLRSGLAPIAAAHGCGCAIAVGVDGLALDEDDDVLREMRLVQMMHGGLGFKRSWTPQEFFALAIRNGRRATGAPGTGELAVGAPADFVSIDLARLERDQILDADPLDLLFARGNASLISELVVDSRTVAQAGRCLGVDLPAMEHELRDIHRASAATYAHVLRAWPRLSHQLQGWFEAQPTCN
- a CDS encoding ABC transporter substrate-binding protein, producing MLKTMSAALLGLALVAGPARAEETTIKFTLGWKTQGSDAAFFYAKDNGYFKEQGLNVVIDQGEGSGATVTRIMSGAYDAGFGDVNAIIQNAATKPQDAPVMVYMMWNQPPFAIVAKNSSGITSIKDFEGHTLGGAQGTPTTRLLPVFVHKNGLDGEKIKISNMAPNLQEPMLIKGDIDAALVFNITSYFNLVLNRQDPDKDFKWFSFGDYGLDLYSNGVMVSRKLIAANPKAVAGLVRAINKGAIAVAKDQNAAMKAALNYDNLINVDVEKRRLQYSFEKLIVSPEMKDIGIGDVKDDRMARAIGFIVEGYQLARTPTPAEVFSREFLPPRAERELVYTAN
- a CDS encoding ABC transporter permease, which produces MPTSEIRQKAWSVALIVLFFVAWELFCLMTGMSDLVLPRPSQIFVTLFEKFPILWPHIIQTLLTTMIGFVLGVALGVALGAVIGVSKTAYDTCYPLLVGFSSIPKVAVVPIFVLWFGSGTVPAVLTSLSICFFPIVVNIATGLATTEPELEDVLKPLGASKFDILWNVGLPRTMPFFFASLKVAVSYAFVGAVLSETVASNRGIGNVMMTASSNFNVPLVFAGLFVLAGLGVALYVLFSLIEGRVTGWATRKDNVIAT
- a CDS encoding ABC transporter ATP-binding protein, giving the protein MQPNSEFAGEPVAAGSAPTAIELSEASVTFGRGARAVPALSTTTLRIADGEFVALVGPSGCGKSTILRLVSGLARPTTGVVIVGGREVAARAMRVGMAFQNPTMLPWMTIEKNIMLPLKIVEPFRSQFRKLRKTEFRDKANALLEQVGLKGFGGRYPWQLSGGMLQRANLCRALIHEPRMLLLDEPFGALDQFTREELWGILQALWISHKPTVLLVTHDLREAGFLASRICVMSARPGRILDDSRVDFARPRTVAMTFEPDFVALNQKLRAFIVDARTAAREGA